A stretch of the Medicago truncatula cultivar Jemalong A17 chromosome 5, MtrunA17r5.0-ANR, whole genome shotgun sequence genome encodes the following:
- the LOC11431859 gene encoding vesicle transport protein GOT1 produces the protein MLSFEMNDRKKIGLGLTGFGIFFSFLGIVFFFDKGLLAMGNVLFVSGVSLTIGLKSTMQFFMKRSNFKGTISFGIGFLILILGWPILGMIIEAYGFIVLFSGFWPTLAVFLQKIPVLGWVIQQPFIRSFFDRYRGKRVPV, from the exons ATGCTTTCCTTTGAGATGAACGACCGAAAAA AGATTGGATTAGGATTAACTGGCTTCggtatatttttctctttccttgGGATTGTCTTCTTCTTCGACAAGGGATTGCTAGCTATGGGAAAT GTCCTGTTTGTGTCTGGAGTATCCTTAACCATTGGACTGAAGTCCACTATGCAATTCTTCATGAAACGAAGTAATTTTAAG GGGACAATCTCATTTGGTATTGGGTTCTTGATTCTCATTTTGGGATGGCCTATTTTGGGCATGATTATTGAGGCATATGGGTTCATCGTACTATTCAG TGGATTCTGGCCTACACTGGCTGTTTTTCTACAGAAGATTCCTGTTCTTGGTTGGGTCATTCAACAGCCATTCATCCGATCG TTCTTTGACCGCTATAGAGGTAAACGAGTGCCTGTGTAA
- the LOC11431858 gene encoding rho GTPase-activating protein 7 isoform X2 has translation MSASLAAFERPRPGASNTVFKSGPLFISSKGIGWKSWKKRWFILTRTSLVFFKNDPSTLPQRGGEVNMTLGGIDLNNSGSVVVREDKKLLTVLFPDGRDGRAFTLKAETSEDLFEWKTALEQALAQAPSAALVMGHNGIFRNDTTDSIDGSFHQWRDKRPVKSLVVGRPILLALEDIDGGPSFLEKALRFLEKHGTKVEGILRQSADVEEVDRRVQEYEQGKVEFDAEEDAHVVGDCVKHVLRELPSSPVPASCCTALLEAYRIDRKEARINAMRCAILETFPEPNRRLLQRILKMMHTIASHSNVNRMTASAVAACMAPLLLRPLLAGECELEDEFDVSGDSSAQLLAAANAANNAQAIITTLLEEYENVFDEENIQRCSISADSRVENSGSEDSTDDDNIDVKENGYHDAENENDQETDDDADRVHSGKLSESSGYAGSDLYDYKAFGGDDSDVGSSTSNHAQAENSNLNTVPDTHLSEDKSKQRKVNENVVDDDPPIVLPSTESYRSMGEILSSMDPGNHLPVIEAQSGTGKQTTGKTSSGTSFSTKRSTFWGRSNPRKSPSVESVDSSGEEELAIQRLEIAKNDLQHRIAKEARGNAILQASLERRKQALHERRLALEQDVSRLQEQLQAERDLRAALEVGLSMSSGQISNSRGMDSKTKAELEEIALAEADVARLKQKVAELHHQLNQQRQHHYGSVTDVGDRYQHAQNLPQPRFLQQDFDSTLAYCNHERKQRTEVNFGFSFKQESGLGSDWRNIKGQVLASGNGSRQPSRKPFIDSSPSDSKSTEASTSMSVDELGVVDSGSVPSTSRAAEVTEYNGRHPSVASSTLVELTTRLDFFKERRSQLMEQLHNLDLNYGSTTSQDMVYKPTSPSWS, from the exons ATGTCTGCTTCTTTAGCGGCTTTTGAGAGACCGAGACCTGGGGCTTCTAATAcg GTTTTCAAAAGTGGCCCACTTTTCATATCTTCCAAAG GAATAGGATGGAAATCATGGAAGAAGCGGTGGTTTATACTCACACGCACATCATtggttttcttcaaaaatgatCCG AGTACCCTTCCTCAGAGAGGTGGGGAAGTAAACATGACACTGGGCGGTATTGACTTGAACAATTCAGGAAG TGTTGTTGTTAGAGAAGACAAAAAGCTTCTTACAGTATTATTTCCAGACGGGCGTGATGGTCGAGCGTTCACCCTTAAGGCAGAGACTTCGGAAGACTTGTTTGAATGGAAGACAGCTCTTGAACAAGCCCTTGCACAAGCACCAAGTGCTGCCCTTGTTATGGGACACAATGGAATTTTCAGGAACGATACAACTGATTCTATTGACGGGTCTTTCCATCAAT GGAGAGACAAGCGTCCAGTTAAGTCTTTGGTTGTTGGAAGACCGATTCTGCTAGCACTTGAAGATATTGACGGAGGGCCGTCTTTTCTTGAAAAAGCTCTTAGGTTTCTAGAGAAGCATG GAACTAAAGTTGAAGGAATACTGCGGCAATCTGCAGACGTTGAGGAAGTAGACCGCAGAGTTCAAGAATATGAACAAG gAAAGGTTGAGTTTGATGCAGAGGAAGATGCGCATGTTGTTGGTGACTGTGTTAAG CATGTTCTAAGGGAGCTTCCCTCCTCTCCAGTTCCAGCTTCATGCTGTACTGCTCTATTGGAGGCTTATA gaatTGATCGCAAGGAGGCTAGGATTAATGCAATGCGCTGTGCTATATTGGAAACCTTTCCAGAGCCAAATCGACGTTTGTTACAGAg AATTTTGAAGATGATGCACACAATCGCTTCTCATTCTAACGTGAATAGGATGACTGCTTCTGCTGTTGCTGCTTGCATGGCACCCTTGCTCTTGCGGCCTCTGTTGGCTGGAGAATGTGAGCTGGaggatgaatttgatgttagtgGTGATAGCTCAGCTCAGCTTCTTGCCGCTGCTAATGCCGCGAATAATGCTCAAGCAATTATTACCACTTTGTTGGAGGAGTATGAGAATGTATTTGAT GAAGAAAATATACAGAGATGTTCCATTTCAGCTGATTCTCGAGTTGAAAACAGCGGGTCTGAAGATTCAACTGATGACGATAATATAGACGTAAAAGAAAATGGTTACCATGATGCAGAGAATGAAAATGATCAAGAGACAGATGATGATGCTGATCGTGTTCACAGTGGAAAATTAAGTGAAAGTAGTGGTTATGCTGGCAGTGATCTTTATGATTACAAG GCATTTGGAGGAGATGATTCTGATGTTGGATCCTCTACTAGTAATCATGCTCAGGCTGAAAATTCAAATCTGAATACTGTTCCTGATacccatctgtctgaggataaAAGCAAGCAAAGAAAGGTCAATGAGAACGTAGTTGATGATGATCCACCAATTGTGTTGCCTTCCACAGAATCTTATCGTTCCATGGGTGAGATTTTATCTTCAATGGACCCTGGCAACCATTTACCTGTGATTGAGGCGCAATCAGGTACTGGAAAGCAAACAACTGGTAAAACTAGCAGTGGCACAAGCTTTAGTACTAAGCGGTCAACGTTCTGGGGCAGGAGCAAT CCGAGGAAGTCACCGTCAGTGGAATCAGTTGATTCTTCTGGAGAAGAGGA GCTTGCTATTCAGAGGCTAGAGATTGCAAAAAATGATTTGCAACATAGAATTGCAAAGGAG GCTAGAGGCAATGCTATTTTACAAGCAAGCTTAGAGAGAAGGAAACAAGCTTTGCATGAACGACGCTTGGCACTTGAACAAGAT GTTTCAAGATTGCAAGAACAGTTGCAAGCTGAGAGGGATCTTAGAGCTGCATTGGAAGTTGGTTTGAGCATGTCTTCAGGACAGATTTCCAATTCACGTGGGATGGATTCAAAG ACAAAGGCTGAACTAGAGGAGATTGCACTTGCTGAAGCTGATGTGGCTAGGTTGAAGCAAAAGGTTGCGGAACTTCACCATCAACTTAATCAGCAAAGACAGCATCACTATGGTTCAGTTACAGACGTAGGTGATCGATACCAGCATGCCCAGAATCTTCCTCAACC GAGATTTCTTCAGCAAGATTTTGATTCAACCCTTGCATACTGTAATCATGAAAGGAAACAAAGGACTGAG GTAAACTTTGGCTTTTCATTTAAACAGGAGAGTGGGTTGGGCTCTGATTGGAGGAATATCAAAGGACAAGTATTGGCTTCTGGTAATGGTAGTAGGCAGCCATCTCGGAAGCCATTTATAGACTCGAGTCCTAGTGATTCAAAAAGCACCGAGGCATCGACAAGCATGTCTGTTGATGAGCTTGGTGTTGTTGATTCTGGCTCAGTGCCTTCCACTTCAAGGGCAGCAGAG GTGACAGAATATAATGGAAGACATCCGTCTGTAGCATCTTCGACATTAGTAGAGTTAACAACTCGTCTCGATTTTTTCAAGGAAAGGCGTTCGCAGTTGATGGAACAGCTTCATAACCTTGATTTGAACTATGGTTCTACCACTTCCCAAGACATGGTCTACAAACCAACATCACCATCATGGAGTTGA
- the LOC11431858 gene encoding rho GTPase-activating protein 7 isoform X1 — protein sequence MSASLAAFERPRPGASNTVFKSGPLFISSKGIGWKSWKKRWFILTRTSLVFFKNDPSTLPQRGGEVNMTLGGIDLNNSGSVVVREDKKLLTVLFPDGRDGRAFTLKAETSEDLFEWKTALEQALAQAPSAALVMGHNGIFRNDTTDSIDGSFHQWRDKRPVKSLVVGRPILLALEDIDGGPSFLEKALRFLEKHGTKVEGILRQSADVEEVDRRVQEYEQGKVEFDAEEDAHVVGDCVKHVLRELPSSPVPASCCTALLEAYRIDRKEARINAMRCAILETFPEPNRRLLQRILKMMHTIASHSNVNRMTASAVAACMAPLLLRPLLAGECELEDEFDVSGDSSAQLLAAANAANNAQAIITTLLEEYENVFDEENIQRCSISADSRVENSGSEDSTDDDNIDVKENGYHDAENENDQETDDDADRVHSGKLSESSGYAGSDLYDYKQAFGGDDSDVGSSTSNHAQAENSNLNTVPDTHLSEDKSKQRKVNENVVDDDPPIVLPSTESYRSMGEILSSMDPGNHLPVIEAQSGTGKQTTGKTSSGTSFSTKRSTFWGRSNPRKSPSVESVDSSGEEELAIQRLEIAKNDLQHRIAKEARGNAILQASLERRKQALHERRLALEQDVSRLQEQLQAERDLRAALEVGLSMSSGQISNSRGMDSKTKAELEEIALAEADVARLKQKVAELHHQLNQQRQHHYGSVTDVGDRYQHAQNLPQPRFLQQDFDSTLAYCNHERKQRTEVNFGFSFKQESGLGSDWRNIKGQVLASGNGSRQPSRKPFIDSSPSDSKSTEASTSMSVDELGVVDSGSVPSTSRAAEVTEYNGRHPSVASSTLVELTTRLDFFKERRSQLMEQLHNLDLNYGSTTSQDMVYKPTSPSWS from the exons ATGTCTGCTTCTTTAGCGGCTTTTGAGAGACCGAGACCTGGGGCTTCTAATAcg GTTTTCAAAAGTGGCCCACTTTTCATATCTTCCAAAG GAATAGGATGGAAATCATGGAAGAAGCGGTGGTTTATACTCACACGCACATCATtggttttcttcaaaaatgatCCG AGTACCCTTCCTCAGAGAGGTGGGGAAGTAAACATGACACTGGGCGGTATTGACTTGAACAATTCAGGAAG TGTTGTTGTTAGAGAAGACAAAAAGCTTCTTACAGTATTATTTCCAGACGGGCGTGATGGTCGAGCGTTCACCCTTAAGGCAGAGACTTCGGAAGACTTGTTTGAATGGAAGACAGCTCTTGAACAAGCCCTTGCACAAGCACCAAGTGCTGCCCTTGTTATGGGACACAATGGAATTTTCAGGAACGATACAACTGATTCTATTGACGGGTCTTTCCATCAAT GGAGAGACAAGCGTCCAGTTAAGTCTTTGGTTGTTGGAAGACCGATTCTGCTAGCACTTGAAGATATTGACGGAGGGCCGTCTTTTCTTGAAAAAGCTCTTAGGTTTCTAGAGAAGCATG GAACTAAAGTTGAAGGAATACTGCGGCAATCTGCAGACGTTGAGGAAGTAGACCGCAGAGTTCAAGAATATGAACAAG gAAAGGTTGAGTTTGATGCAGAGGAAGATGCGCATGTTGTTGGTGACTGTGTTAAG CATGTTCTAAGGGAGCTTCCCTCCTCTCCAGTTCCAGCTTCATGCTGTACTGCTCTATTGGAGGCTTATA gaatTGATCGCAAGGAGGCTAGGATTAATGCAATGCGCTGTGCTATATTGGAAACCTTTCCAGAGCCAAATCGACGTTTGTTACAGAg AATTTTGAAGATGATGCACACAATCGCTTCTCATTCTAACGTGAATAGGATGACTGCTTCTGCTGTTGCTGCTTGCATGGCACCCTTGCTCTTGCGGCCTCTGTTGGCTGGAGAATGTGAGCTGGaggatgaatttgatgttagtgGTGATAGCTCAGCTCAGCTTCTTGCCGCTGCTAATGCCGCGAATAATGCTCAAGCAATTATTACCACTTTGTTGGAGGAGTATGAGAATGTATTTGAT GAAGAAAATATACAGAGATGTTCCATTTCAGCTGATTCTCGAGTTGAAAACAGCGGGTCTGAAGATTCAACTGATGACGATAATATAGACGTAAAAGAAAATGGTTACCATGATGCAGAGAATGAAAATGATCAAGAGACAGATGATGATGCTGATCGTGTTCACAGTGGAAAATTAAGTGAAAGTAGTGGTTATGCTGGCAGTGATCTTTATGATTACAAG CAGGCATTTGGAGGAGATGATTCTGATGTTGGATCCTCTACTAGTAATCATGCTCAGGCTGAAAATTCAAATCTGAATACTGTTCCTGATacccatctgtctgaggataaAAGCAAGCAAAGAAAGGTCAATGAGAACGTAGTTGATGATGATCCACCAATTGTGTTGCCTTCCACAGAATCTTATCGTTCCATGGGTGAGATTTTATCTTCAATGGACCCTGGCAACCATTTACCTGTGATTGAGGCGCAATCAGGTACTGGAAAGCAAACAACTGGTAAAACTAGCAGTGGCACAAGCTTTAGTACTAAGCGGTCAACGTTCTGGGGCAGGAGCAAT CCGAGGAAGTCACCGTCAGTGGAATCAGTTGATTCTTCTGGAGAAGAGGA GCTTGCTATTCAGAGGCTAGAGATTGCAAAAAATGATTTGCAACATAGAATTGCAAAGGAG GCTAGAGGCAATGCTATTTTACAAGCAAGCTTAGAGAGAAGGAAACAAGCTTTGCATGAACGACGCTTGGCACTTGAACAAGAT GTTTCAAGATTGCAAGAACAGTTGCAAGCTGAGAGGGATCTTAGAGCTGCATTGGAAGTTGGTTTGAGCATGTCTTCAGGACAGATTTCCAATTCACGTGGGATGGATTCAAAG ACAAAGGCTGAACTAGAGGAGATTGCACTTGCTGAAGCTGATGTGGCTAGGTTGAAGCAAAAGGTTGCGGAACTTCACCATCAACTTAATCAGCAAAGACAGCATCACTATGGTTCAGTTACAGACGTAGGTGATCGATACCAGCATGCCCAGAATCTTCCTCAACC GAGATTTCTTCAGCAAGATTTTGATTCAACCCTTGCATACTGTAATCATGAAAGGAAACAAAGGACTGAG GTAAACTTTGGCTTTTCATTTAAACAGGAGAGTGGGTTGGGCTCTGATTGGAGGAATATCAAAGGACAAGTATTGGCTTCTGGTAATGGTAGTAGGCAGCCATCTCGGAAGCCATTTATAGACTCGAGTCCTAGTGATTCAAAAAGCACCGAGGCATCGACAAGCATGTCTGTTGATGAGCTTGGTGTTGTTGATTCTGGCTCAGTGCCTTCCACTTCAAGGGCAGCAGAG GTGACAGAATATAATGGAAGACATCCGTCTGTAGCATCTTCGACATTAGTAGAGTTAACAACTCGTCTCGATTTTTTCAAGGAAAGGCGTTCGCAGTTGATGGAACAGCTTCATAACCTTGATTTGAACTATGGTTCTACCACTTCCCAAGACATGGTCTACAAACCAACATCACCATCATGGAGTTGA
- the LOC11431858 gene encoding rho GTPase-activating protein 7 isoform X3 encodes MSASLAAFERPRPGASNTVFKSGPLFISSKGIGWKSWKKRWFILTRTSLVFFKNDPSTLPQRGGEVNMTLGGIDLNNSGSVVVREDKKLLTVLFPDGRDGRAFTLKAETSEDLFEWKTALEQALAQAPSAALVMGHNGIFRNDTTDSIDGSFHQWRDKRPVKSLVVGRPILLALEDIDGGPSFLEKALRFLEKHGTKVEGILRQSADVEEVDRRVQEYEQGKVEFDAEEDAHVVGDCVKHVLRELPSSPVPASCCTALLEAYRIDRKEARINAMRCAILETFPEPNRRLLQRILKMMHTIASHSNVNRMTASAVAACMAPLLLRPLLAGECELEDEFDVSGDSSAQLLAAANAANNAQAIITTLLEEYENVFDEENIQRCSISADSRVENSGSEDSTDDDNIDVKENGYHDAENENDQETDDDADRVHSGKLSESSGYAGSDLYDYKQAFGGDDSDVGSSTSNHAQAENSNLNTVPDTHLSEDKSKQRKVNENVVDDDPPIVLPSTESYRSMGEILSSMDPGNHLPVIEAQSGTGKQTTGKTSSGTSFSTKRSTFWGRSNPRKSPSVESVDSSGEEELAIQRLEIAKNDLQHRIAKEARGNAILQASLERRKQALHERRLALEQDVSRLQEQLQAERDLRAALEVGLSMSSGQISNSRGMDSKTKAELEEIALAEADVARLKQKVAELHHQLNQQRQHHYGSVTDVGDRYQHAQNLPQPRFLQQDFDSTLAYCNHERKQRTEESGLGSDWRNIKGQVLASGNGSRQPSRKPFIDSSPSDSKSTEASTSMSVDELGVVDSGSVPSTSRAAEVTEYNGRHPSVASSTLVELTTRLDFFKERRSQLMEQLHNLDLNYGSTTSQDMVYKPTSPSWS; translated from the exons ATGTCTGCTTCTTTAGCGGCTTTTGAGAGACCGAGACCTGGGGCTTCTAATAcg GTTTTCAAAAGTGGCCCACTTTTCATATCTTCCAAAG GAATAGGATGGAAATCATGGAAGAAGCGGTGGTTTATACTCACACGCACATCATtggttttcttcaaaaatgatCCG AGTACCCTTCCTCAGAGAGGTGGGGAAGTAAACATGACACTGGGCGGTATTGACTTGAACAATTCAGGAAG TGTTGTTGTTAGAGAAGACAAAAAGCTTCTTACAGTATTATTTCCAGACGGGCGTGATGGTCGAGCGTTCACCCTTAAGGCAGAGACTTCGGAAGACTTGTTTGAATGGAAGACAGCTCTTGAACAAGCCCTTGCACAAGCACCAAGTGCTGCCCTTGTTATGGGACACAATGGAATTTTCAGGAACGATACAACTGATTCTATTGACGGGTCTTTCCATCAAT GGAGAGACAAGCGTCCAGTTAAGTCTTTGGTTGTTGGAAGACCGATTCTGCTAGCACTTGAAGATATTGACGGAGGGCCGTCTTTTCTTGAAAAAGCTCTTAGGTTTCTAGAGAAGCATG GAACTAAAGTTGAAGGAATACTGCGGCAATCTGCAGACGTTGAGGAAGTAGACCGCAGAGTTCAAGAATATGAACAAG gAAAGGTTGAGTTTGATGCAGAGGAAGATGCGCATGTTGTTGGTGACTGTGTTAAG CATGTTCTAAGGGAGCTTCCCTCCTCTCCAGTTCCAGCTTCATGCTGTACTGCTCTATTGGAGGCTTATA gaatTGATCGCAAGGAGGCTAGGATTAATGCAATGCGCTGTGCTATATTGGAAACCTTTCCAGAGCCAAATCGACGTTTGTTACAGAg AATTTTGAAGATGATGCACACAATCGCTTCTCATTCTAACGTGAATAGGATGACTGCTTCTGCTGTTGCTGCTTGCATGGCACCCTTGCTCTTGCGGCCTCTGTTGGCTGGAGAATGTGAGCTGGaggatgaatttgatgttagtgGTGATAGCTCAGCTCAGCTTCTTGCCGCTGCTAATGCCGCGAATAATGCTCAAGCAATTATTACCACTTTGTTGGAGGAGTATGAGAATGTATTTGAT GAAGAAAATATACAGAGATGTTCCATTTCAGCTGATTCTCGAGTTGAAAACAGCGGGTCTGAAGATTCAACTGATGACGATAATATAGACGTAAAAGAAAATGGTTACCATGATGCAGAGAATGAAAATGATCAAGAGACAGATGATGATGCTGATCGTGTTCACAGTGGAAAATTAAGTGAAAGTAGTGGTTATGCTGGCAGTGATCTTTATGATTACAAG CAGGCATTTGGAGGAGATGATTCTGATGTTGGATCCTCTACTAGTAATCATGCTCAGGCTGAAAATTCAAATCTGAATACTGTTCCTGATacccatctgtctgaggataaAAGCAAGCAAAGAAAGGTCAATGAGAACGTAGTTGATGATGATCCACCAATTGTGTTGCCTTCCACAGAATCTTATCGTTCCATGGGTGAGATTTTATCTTCAATGGACCCTGGCAACCATTTACCTGTGATTGAGGCGCAATCAGGTACTGGAAAGCAAACAACTGGTAAAACTAGCAGTGGCACAAGCTTTAGTACTAAGCGGTCAACGTTCTGGGGCAGGAGCAAT CCGAGGAAGTCACCGTCAGTGGAATCAGTTGATTCTTCTGGAGAAGAGGA GCTTGCTATTCAGAGGCTAGAGATTGCAAAAAATGATTTGCAACATAGAATTGCAAAGGAG GCTAGAGGCAATGCTATTTTACAAGCAAGCTTAGAGAGAAGGAAACAAGCTTTGCATGAACGACGCTTGGCACTTGAACAAGAT GTTTCAAGATTGCAAGAACAGTTGCAAGCTGAGAGGGATCTTAGAGCTGCATTGGAAGTTGGTTTGAGCATGTCTTCAGGACAGATTTCCAATTCACGTGGGATGGATTCAAAG ACAAAGGCTGAACTAGAGGAGATTGCACTTGCTGAAGCTGATGTGGCTAGGTTGAAGCAAAAGGTTGCGGAACTTCACCATCAACTTAATCAGCAAAGACAGCATCACTATGGTTCAGTTACAGACGTAGGTGATCGATACCAGCATGCCCAGAATCTTCCTCAACC GAGATTTCTTCAGCAAGATTTTGATTCAACCCTTGCATACTGTAATCATGAAAGGAAACAAAGGACTGAG GAGAGTGGGTTGGGCTCTGATTGGAGGAATATCAAAGGACAAGTATTGGCTTCTGGTAATGGTAGTAGGCAGCCATCTCGGAAGCCATTTATAGACTCGAGTCCTAGTGATTCAAAAAGCACCGAGGCATCGACAAGCATGTCTGTTGATGAGCTTGGTGTTGTTGATTCTGGCTCAGTGCCTTCCACTTCAAGGGCAGCAGAG GTGACAGAATATAATGGAAGACATCCGTCTGTAGCATCTTCGACATTAGTAGAGTTAACAACTCGTCTCGATTTTTTCAAGGAAAGGCGTTCGCAGTTGATGGAACAGCTTCATAACCTTGATTTGAACTATGGTTCTACCACTTCCCAAGACATGGTCTACAAACCAACATCACCATCATGGAGTTGA